A single Pseudomonadota bacterium DNA region contains:
- the aspS gene encoding aspartate--tRNA ligase, translating to MESMGSLKRTHFCNDLGHGNIGEEVVLMGWVLRRRDHGGVIFIDLRDRRGITQVVFNPELNGEVHAKAHGLRSEWVLAVRGRVSQRPEGMVNPKLATGEIEILVDELRILNKSITPPFPLDEDIEISDNLRLKYRYLDLRRPQMAETLVLRHKACQAIRSYLNNEEFLEIETPVLTRSTPEGARDYLVPSRVNAGKFYALPQSPQLFKQLLMVAGMDRYYQIVKCFRDEDLRADRQPEFTQVDMELSFCDEEDIYRVAEGMIKTLFKETIGLELAPPFPRMTYREAMERFGTDRPDSRFGFELTSLSEIVKNCGFQVFRTVVEKGGMVKSINAKGCADFSRKDLDDLTAYVANFGAKGLAWVKMKENGEWQSPIAKFFTDEERAAMAAALGAETGDLLFFVADTPAVVHNALAELRLELARRLGLMKAGTFNFTWVTDFPLLEYDQEEKRHTAVHHPFTAPREEDLDNLATDPGNIRSRAYDLVLNGTEIGGGSIRIHQQEVQQRVFKALGISPEEAADKFDFLLKALELGAPPHGGIAFGLDRLMMILAGRDTIRDVIAFPKTQKAGCPMTEAPASVARKQLTELSLRPDWKED from the coding sequence GGGCATCACCCAGGTTGTCTTCAACCCGGAATTGAATGGTGAGGTCCATGCTAAAGCCCACGGTTTGCGTAGCGAGTGGGTCCTGGCGGTCCGGGGCAGGGTCAGTCAGCGTCCGGAAGGAATGGTCAATCCCAAGCTTGCGACCGGGGAAATTGAAATCCTGGTGGATGAACTGCGGATCCTGAATAAAAGCATTACCCCGCCTTTCCCTCTGGATGAAGATATCGAAATCTCCGACAACCTGCGCCTCAAGTACCGCTATCTGGACCTGCGCCGGCCGCAGATGGCGGAAACCCTTGTTCTCCGGCACAAGGCGTGCCAGGCGATCCGGAGTTATCTGAACAACGAGGAGTTTCTGGAAATCGAAACCCCGGTCCTGACCCGTTCCACTCCGGAAGGCGCGAGGGACTATCTGGTCCCGAGCCGGGTCAATGCCGGGAAATTTTACGCCTTGCCCCAGTCGCCGCAGCTCTTCAAGCAGCTGCTGATGGTTGCGGGCATGGACCGCTATTACCAGATCGTCAAATGCTTCCGGGATGAAGATCTCCGGGCCGACCGGCAGCCGGAATTCACCCAGGTGGATATGGAGCTTTCCTTCTGTGACGAGGAGGATATCTACCGGGTGGCCGAGGGGATGATCAAGACCCTGTTCAAGGAGACTATCGGCCTTGAACTTGCTCCCCCCTTTCCCAGAATGACTTACCGGGAGGCGATGGAGCGGTTCGGCACCGATCGGCCGGACAGCCGGTTCGGTTTCGAGCTGACCAGCTTGAGTGAAATTGTGAAGAATTGCGGTTTCCAGGTTTTCCGGACGGTGGTTGAAAAAGGCGGGATGGTCAAGAGTATCAATGCCAAGGGGTGCGCTGATTTTTCCCGCAAGGACCTGGATGATCTGACTGCCTATGTTGCGAATTTCGGGGCCAAGGGGCTTGCCTGGGTCAAGATGAAAGAGAATGGTGAATGGCAGTCGCCGATCGCCAAGTTTTTCACCGACGAGGAACGGGCGGCGATGGCCGCGGCCCTCGGGGCCGAGACCGGCGACCTGCTGTTTTTTGTTGCGGACACTCCGGCGGTGGTCCACAACGCCCTGGCCGAGCTCAGGCTCGAACTGGCCCGGCGCCTTGGTCTGATGAAAGCCGGAACCTTTAACTTCACCTGGGTCACCGACTTCCCGCTGCTTGAGTACGATCAGGAAGAAAAAAGGCATACCGCCGTGCATCATCCCTTCACCGCACCCCGGGAAGAGGATCTCGACAATCTGGCCACGGATCCGGGCAACATTCGGAGTCGGGCCTACGATCTGGTGCTGAACGGTACCGAAATCGGCGGCGGCAGCATTCGTATCCACCAGCAGGAAGTGCAGCAGAGGGTTTTCAAGGCCCTCGGCATTTCCCCGGAAGAGGCGGCCGACAAATTTGATTTCCTGCTGAAAGCTCTGGAGCTGGGCGCACCGCCCCACGGCGGCATCGCCTTCGGCCTTGATCGGCTGATGATGATCCTGGCCGGGCGCGACACGATCCGGGACGTGATTGCTTTCCCAAAAACCCAGAAGGCAGGCTGCCCGATGACCGAGGCTCCTGCTTCGGTTGCCAGGAAACAGCTCACCGAGCTGTCGCTGCGTCCTGACTGGAAAGAGGATTAA
- a CDS encoding HEAT repeat domain-containing protein has protein sequence MNDFSDDELIKVISDFLEQGLAENIVAMFRKEPELHRLTGELLKDERFMVRMGIAVLYEELAVIRPDDVGRAIPSLKPLLTNKTDYIRGEACNLLGIINTPESLTLLKRMRTDPDPQVREIVDDFLGPS, from the coding sequence ATGAACGATTTCAGCGATGATGAACTTATCAAAGTAATCAGCGACTTCCTTGAGCAGGGGCTGGCCGAGAACATCGTCGCCATGTTCAGAAAAGAACCGGAACTGCACCGCCTGACCGGGGAGCTGTTGAAAGATGAACGGTTCATGGTCCGGATGGGGATTGCTGTCCTCTATGAGGAACTGGCGGTGATCAGACCCGATGACGTTGGTCGCGCAATCCCATCACTGAAACCCCTGCTCACCAACAAAACAGATTACATCCGGGGTGAAGCGTGCAATCTGCTCGGCATCATCAATACCCCTGAAAGCCTGACCCTGCTTAAAAGGATGCGCACCGATCCGGATCCACAGGTCCGGGAAATTGTCGATGATTTTCTGGGTCCATCCTAG